One genomic segment of Candidatus Margulisiibacteriota bacterium includes these proteins:
- a CDS encoding HDIG domain-containing protein — protein MRSPVNVISPKQFEIETSEDEQISQKLLKQKIEEVKKVYRRDLMIENHTDLVLMNFFVGFKDDRKFKMVSENITDKLKIQPRTINFLLKQDRDSLSFIEFISQQLVKNIYAEGIISTEDIKTVIMDKFKEVDLDRKYQNAILDILSAAINPNMIFSEVDTLSKMEEVKRSFIPQSTIIKKGQPIVYRNDIISPLTLEILEKTGLYRKQMQWGKFLTVVLSIVFLVIVLESRMTYYVGPSNKQLFLMFSLESVYFLIIYALLLYDRFPEYLAGAYLIPVVYFTFLFSFLIYEKLSLHLSQFNAILVLLLFNANPQAALYILITTMVTNIFIKYFKKRRDLPLVGVIIGVLAAFIVMIIELNVSHSPYKIVLIHMIQVFFNSVISIILAIGTVPYLEEIFDITTDLKLLDYGDLNNQLMRHMLSEAPGTYYHSLMVSNLAEAAAEEIGANSILARVAAYYHDIGKLKKPEYFIENISHGINPHDAAMPTLSALKILGHPRDGLEIAKKNKLPREIQNIIVEHHGTGLLVYFYHKMLKITMNDVVDESQFRYDCPKPSSKESGIIMLADSVEAAVRTLDKPSPAKIMALIDKIVKDKLEDGQLDCSNLSLSDIERVKLVFFNVTASQYHARIKYPEAKEKASDEKGS, from the coding sequence ATGCGCAGTCCTGTCAATGTTATAAGCCCAAAACAGTTTGAGATTGAAACCTCTGAAGACGAACAGATATCCCAAAAGCTTTTAAAACAGAAAATCGAAGAAGTTAAAAAAGTATATAGAAGAGACCTTATGATTGAGAATCACACCGATTTGGTACTGATGAATTTTTTTGTCGGTTTCAAGGATGATAGAAAATTTAAAATGGTCTCTGAAAACATTACGGATAAACTCAAAATACAACCGAGAACTATTAATTTTTTATTAAAACAGGATAGAGACTCATTATCCTTTATCGAATTTATCAGTCAGCAGCTGGTTAAAAATATTTATGCCGAAGGGATTATCAGTACCGAGGATATAAAAACCGTTATTATGGACAAGTTTAAGGAAGTAGACCTGGATAGAAAATATCAGAACGCTATTCTGGATATCCTTAGTGCGGCTATTAATCCCAATATGATCTTCAGTGAGGTGGATACATTGTCCAAGATGGAGGAAGTCAAACGCAGTTTTATACCGCAGTCCACAATAATCAAAAAAGGCCAGCCCATAGTTTACCGCAATGATATTATTTCACCTTTAACCCTGGAAATCCTGGAAAAAACCGGATTGTACCGCAAACAGATGCAATGGGGCAAATTCCTCACTGTTGTTTTAAGTATAGTTTTCCTGGTAATTGTACTGGAAAGCCGCATGACTTATTATGTTGGCCCCAGCAACAAACAACTTTTTTTAATGTTTTCACTGGAATCCGTTTATTTTTTAATTATTTATGCATTGCTGCTGTATGACCGTTTTCCCGAATACCTGGCTGGGGCGTATTTAATACCGGTTGTTTATTTTACCTTTTTGTTCAGTTTCCTGATTTATGAGAAACTGTCGCTGCATCTATCCCAGTTTAACGCCATCCTCGTTCTTTTGCTTTTTAATGCCAATCCCCAGGCTGCTTTATATATCCTGATCACTACCATGGTAACCAATATTTTTATCAAGTATTTCAAAAAACGTCGTGATTTGCCGCTGGTGGGCGTTATTATCGGGGTGCTGGCAGCTTTTATAGTTATGATCATCGAACTTAATGTCAGCCACTCTCCCTATAAAATTGTGCTAATTCATATGATCCAGGTGTTTTTTAACAGTGTAATTTCTATTATTCTGGCTATCGGTACAGTCCCTTATCTTGAAGAAATTTTTGATATTACTACAGACCTGAAACTTCTCGACTATGGCGACCTTAATAATCAATTGATGCGACATATGCTTAGCGAAGCTCCAGGTACCTATTATCATAGTTTGATGGTTTCCAATCTGGCTGAGGCCGCCGCTGAGGAAATAGGGGCAAATTCCATCCTGGCCAGGGTAGCAGCCTACTATCATGATATAGGCAAGCTGAAAAAACCGGAGTATTTTATTGAGAATATCAGCCATGGCATAAATCCTCATGACGCTGCCATGCCGACATTAAGCGCTCTGAAAATTCTTGGCCACCCCAGAGATGGTTTGGAGATTGCCAAGAAAAACAAGTTACCCAGAGAAATCCAGAATATTATAGTGGAACATCATGGTACAGGACTGCTGGTATACTTTTATCACAAAATGCTCAAGATTACCATGAATGATGTGGTAGATGAAAGCCAGTTTCGTTATGACTGTCCCAAACCTTCATCCAAAGAAAGCGGGATCATCATGCTGGCGGATAGTGTGGAAGCCGCTGTGCGAACCCTGGATAAACCTAGCCCGGCCAAGATTATGGCCCTGATAGACAAAATTGTAAAAGACAAGTTGGAAGACGGTCAGCTGGATTGCTCCAATCTTTCTTTATCAGATATCGAGCGTGTTAAACTGGTATTTTTTAATGTAACTGCCAGTCAATATCATGCGCGTATCAAATATCCGGAAGCTAAAGAAAAAGCCAGTGATGAAAAAGGAAGTTAA
- the murA gene encoding UDP-N-acetylglucosamine 1-carboxyvinyltransferase: protein MSKITIQGPTVLKGDVRINGSKNAALPILIATVLLDGESQISNVPNLTDIITTIRLLRSLGLKAEFTNNLVRVWGAADVRHVAPYELITNMRASFLVAGPILARAGFAKVPYPGGCSIGSRPVDIHLKGFEAFGVDIRVEHGFVILKSDKEMAGAKFNMDFPSVGATENLMMFASLAKGTTILKNVAREPEIVDLADFLNKAGADITGAGTDTIKIKGVEKLKGIEYSVIPDRIEAATFLLAAAITRGDVVLKKVKVEHIHDILQVMEKIGVNIQIIDNETVRVKTNGQKLKAVNVKTEPYPGFSTDMQPLLMAFLTTLDDTKSTITETIFENRFMHVMEMNRMGANIEIDGKKAIIHGINKLSGTSVKGMDLRGGAALLIAALAAEGETTLYNVQHILRGYENITEKLIGLGASIV from the coding sequence ATGTCTAAAATAACTATTCAGGGACCTACAGTATTAAAAGGTGATGTACGCATTAACGGTTCCAAAAATGCAGCTTTGCCTATACTTATAGCCACAGTTCTGCTGGATGGCGAAAGTCAGATTAGCAATGTACCCAATCTCACGGATATTATTACAACCATACGCCTGCTGCGCAGCCTGGGCCTGAAAGCAGAATTTACCAATAATCTGGTCAGGGTGTGGGGCGCGGCTGATGTGCGGCATGTAGCTCCATATGAACTGATAACCAATATGCGTGCTTCCTTTCTGGTCGCCGGCCCTATACTGGCCAGGGCCGGATTTGCCAAGGTACCTTATCCCGGCGGTTGTTCTATAGGTTCAAGGCCTGTGGATATTCATTTGAAGGGATTTGAAGCCTTCGGAGTTGATATCAGGGTAGAACATGGTTTTGTAATACTCAAGTCTGATAAAGAAATGGCGGGTGCCAAATTTAATATGGATTTTCCCAGCGTCGGCGCTACGGAAAACCTGATGATGTTTGCGTCGCTGGCCAAAGGTACTACCATATTGAAAAATGTGGCCAGGGAGCCGGAAATTGTAGATTTGGCTGATTTCTTGAATAAAGCCGGAGCGGATATAACAGGAGCAGGTACCGATACCATCAAAATAAAGGGTGTGGAGAAGTTAAAAGGAATTGAATACTCTGTGATTCCTGATCGTATCGAAGCGGCCACTTTTTTGCTGGCTGCAGCTATTACCAGAGGTGATGTGGTGCTGAAAAAGGTTAAGGTGGAACATATTCATGACATATTGCAGGTTATGGAAAAAATAGGTGTTAATATTCAGATTATTGATAATGAGACAGTGCGTGTAAAAACCAATGGTCAGAAATTAAAAGCTGTAAATGTCAAAACCGAACCTTATCCGGGATTTTCTACTGATATGCAGCCGCTTTTGATGGCTTTTCTAACTACGCTTGATGATACCAAAAGCACAATAACAGAAACAATTTTTGAAAACCGTTTTATGCATGTAATGGAGATGAACCGTATGGGCGCCAATATTGAAATTGACGGTAAGAAAGCCATTATTCACGGTATCAATAAATTATCAGGCACTTCAGTCAAAGGAATGGATCTAAGGGGCGGTGCGGCTTTACTTATAGCTGCACTGGCTGCAGAAGGGGAAACCACGCTTTACAATGTGCAGCATATTTTAAGAGGTTATGAGAATATTACTGAAAAACTGATCGGTTTAGGAGCCAGTATTGTCTGA